In the Flavobacterium sp. 90 genome, AAAGCTACAATCGCTTTTTCGATCGAAATAATCTCTTGTTCAACATCCGGGTTCTTTTTTGCCACTTCGGCTATCTCTAAATTTTCAGTTTCAGTCAATAGACCAAAAACATATAGTTCTAGAATTCCTGATTCAATATATTCTTGTGCTTCCATTATATTTTTAGATAATTTCTTAAATCGTTAATACAGTTTCTGTTTTGCGTTTTGATAGTTCCCAACGGCATTGCCAATTCTTCTGAAGCTTCTTGTTGGGTATATCCTTTAAAAAATAACAAATCGATAATTTCGATACATTTTGGTTTTAATTTTTTTACAAATTCTTGTATACCAATTGTGTCAATTTTATTAACGAGTTTGTTACTGTCGTCTAACAGATTTACGAAATTATCTGAGGAAAGGTTTTTTTGACTGTTATTAAAATTTTTAGATCTCAGCTTATCAATCGAAGTATTCCTAGCAATATTAAGGATCCACGTATAAAAACGTCCCTTACTTTCATTATAAGAATCTATATTTTTCCAGATTTTAACAAAAACTTCCTGTAAAACATCTTCAGCTTCTTCTCGGTTTTTTATAAGAACATTAATTACAGAAAACAAACTTTTAGAGTACATATCGTACAAATGGGTAAAAGCTCTCTCGTCTTTTTTGTAGATTAAAACTAGCAATTCTTCTTGACTCATAGATTTGGATTTTTAAAGTTTAAACAAAAAATATTAAACATTATTTCATTACTTGAGATAAAGATAATTTATTTTTTCGGGAATTTTATATTTTTTTTAGTAGTTGTAACCCTAGTAAAACAAGGGGCTTGAAAAAAAGTTTATTTTTTTTTAATTTTTTTAAAACCAAAAGGAATCCAATTACGTAAATGCTATTATAACATCAAACGATTATCTAGATAAATAGCAGAAACCAATAAAAATAGCTTTTTAGTTGATTATTAGAAGCTTATTAGGGAGTTTAGAAAGTGTAGAATTTAACATTTGTTTAAGCTAATTGGTAGAGTAAAAAAATAATAAACAAAGACAAAATAGTTATGAGTAAGATAAACAGCCTAAAAATATTGATCGTTGGTTTAACCACGGTTTTGGCACTTACCAATTTTGGAAAAGAAAAATTAAAAGAAGAAAAAACAAGATCTTTTTATTTGTTGACTAATTTTTCATCAAACGCAAAAGATAAATTATAAAAAATA is a window encoding:
- a CDS encoding sigma-70 family RNA polymerase sigma factor — translated: MSQEELLVLIYKKDERAFTHLYDMYSKSLFSVINVLIKNREEAEDVLQEVFVKIWKNIDSYNESKGRFYTWILNIARNTSIDKLRSKNFNNSQKNLSSDNFVNLLDDSNKLVNKIDTIGIQEFVKKLKPKCIEIIDLLFFKGYTQQEASEELAMPLGTIKTQNRNCINDLRNYLKI